Genomic window (Capillibacterium thermochitinicola):
TTCAAGCCGTGGATGGCCTGATCTTTACGGGGCCTACCGGTACCAACGTCAATGACTTGTCGGTTTTGTTGATCAAAAGATAACTAAAAACTAAAAACTAAGACAGCCGCCAAACTGCGAAAAACAGTGGCGGCTGTTTAATTTTAAGGATTATCTTGCTCCATAGTCCGGAATGACGTTTTAGTACAACATCGGTTTTGACTGGTCTTGAAGTTTTAACCGTATTTTTATTTCATTTAATCGATCTGGACATCAAGTAAGAAAAATTTTCTATTAATTCCAGGTGTACTTGTTTTTGGAGAAGAAAGATAGAGGAATATGGTGACGGACTTAATGTGATGTGCTAAAATGATGTTATTAAAAGCGGGGGTGAGATCTACGGAATAAGCCTTCTATCTGCGGGACCCGGGGAATTGAGCCAGCCAATATCCTATACTACGTACATAAGAAATAAGATAAGGGACGGAACAGATGATCATTAATCTAGTAACCATTGCTATTTCAGCCATATTATTGCGATGGATATCTTCCGATATTATCCTCGAAAAAAGAAAAAAGAGATATTTCATCTATTGTGTCTTACTAACCATGATCATAACCGGAGCGGAACTGGGGTGCTTGTTGACGGATAACACCATTCCGGAGAACCGGCCGCTCTGCCTTTTCTTCAATACGCTTGGGTTTTCGTTGACACCCTTTGTCTTTCTTGTCGAGTCGAATATTAGCAATTCGCAAAGAAAAGTTTTATATTACGTGCCACCGCTAATCAACTTAGTGATGTCCTTGGCCTCACCTTATCACGGCTGGATTTTCTTGGTGGGAGAGGACTGTTCTTATCACCGGGGGAGCTTTTTTTTTTTATTTATTTAATTGCCTTTCTTTATTCGGTCGTTTTTTCGCTGGGCAAGAAACTATTGGCTTTCCGCAACTATCCGGCGTATTTTCATAAAAGGATTATCGACAGTGGCATCTTCTTGTTCATTGGAATCATAATTCAGGTTGTTTTCCCCCAATATCACACGACTTGGATCACCACCGCATTCTACCTGGTTTTGTATTACGCCCTTTCCTGTGAAATGAGCAGTTTGCTCGATGGGTTAACGGGACTACTCAACAGGACGGCTTTTAACAGGGAAATAGAGCATTTAAAGCTATCTTCCAAGCAAAACATGGTCATTTATATGATTGACGTCAATGATTTTAAGGGCATTAATGACACCAAAGGGCATACCTCTGGTGATTACTATCTGAAGGAAATCGGAAAGATTTTAGAAACGGTATTTTCCTTTAATGCAAAGATCTATCGTTTTGGTGGAGATGAGTTCAGTGTAATTCTTTCAAGGAAACCCGGTGACAGTATGGACTATGCCGACAAATTGGTTTCATTAATCAAGAACAGGCAAGGTGAGGATCCCGATTTTCCAAGTGTGGCGGTGGGATGTTCCAATTTTGAAGCCGGGGAGAATGCCTGGGAGACGATTAATATGGCGGATAATAATATGTACAAAAATAAGCGGGCGAAGGGGAATAGGGATTAATCTTAGGACAATAGAACAACAGCCTATTGTTTTTCAGTTGGTGCCTGCATTATCCAATAATGGAGGTACTAACTGTGTTATTTAAAAGGTTAATTATGAATTGTGGACAAATTATTAATTATGATATAATATTATTAATCGTATATTATCATGAAAAAATAAGAGGTGAACGTGAAAAAGATCTTAGTCGTAGTTGTTCTGTGTTTGGGTTTTCTTTTTTTATATGCAACTAATGCATTGGCCGCATTGGAGGTTTATTATGATGGGTTTTACAGTGGAGAATATTGTCTAAAAGATTCGGAAGTTGAAAAGGCTGAAACAGATTACTCTTTACATATGTTTGGAGGAAGACTATATTTATTGGACCGGATATTATTAGGGGCTGAAGTAGGGACTGGTGAAATTAAAAAAAGTAAAGACTTTTTCGTAACACAAGATTTGCAAACAACCTCTTTTATAGTAAGTTATAGATTTAATATATAGGTTATAGATTTAATATAAAAGAATTTTCGCTTATCCCATTTATTTCGGCAGACGCAATCAATGTGAAGAACTCATTAACTAATGACAAAAAGGAAATATCTGGAATCTTTCCTGGTGTGGAAGCAAAACTACCTTTCAACGACAGATTCAGTATTGAAGGTTCGTATAGATTAGCGTTATTCTCCATTGCTTATGAACTGAACGGCAGAGAGATGGATGAAGTAATTCAAGAGGTTTTACAAGAACAGAAAATTGCCATTAAAACTTCTGTAACTAGAATATCTGCTCTAACCTTTAAAGCGAAATATTTAATAACCGAAAACATCGCATTGGTTGGAGGATATAAGAAAAACATAACAAAATTAGAGATGGAAGCAGAAATAGATCCATTTGGTGCAGAAATACCAATAGAATTTGAGCTAGAAGAAACTCTTGCCAGTATTACTCTTGGGGTGTCAATATTATTCTAAACAGGGGCGCCAGCCGCATCTGCAGGCTGGCGCTTGGCGTATGTAGACCTTTTATCTTAGTCTTAATCTTTTTATATTTTTGCTCTTACCCAGCGTAAAAACTAGATCTACAGTTGTCAGGTTTACTGTGGTATCATTAGCGTAAAAGCATGAAATTCTAACGTAACTTCGATACCGGTTGCTTTTAAATTAAACAGGAGGAGGTTTTCAAGTGAGTGAAAAAGTATTCGATTATAAAAAGGAATACAAGGATTTATATATGCCGAAGCAGCAGCCGGCTTTAATTGAGGTACCGCCCATGAACTTTCTGATGGTGGACGGCAGCGGCGACCCCAACAACAACCCCGCCTTCCAGCAGGCAACCGAGTTGTTGTACGGACTCTCCTATACCATCAAGATGAGCAAGAAAAAAGGGCGGCAGCCGGAGGGGTATTTTGAATATGTGGTTCCGCCCCTCGAGGGGTTATGGTGGATTGAGGAAGGCAGTTTTTCCTTTGAACAAAGGGATAACTGGAAGTGGACCTTGATGATCCGCCAGCCGGAATTTGTCAATGAAGAGCTGGTCCAATGGGCAACCGAGGAATTGAGAAGGAAGAAGCCGGAGTTGGCGCCTGAAAAGGCTCGCTTTGCCACTTTTGACGAAGGCTTGTGTGTGCAGATTATGCACATCGGGCCTTATGCCACCGAGCCGGAGACGATGAAAAAAGTGGAGGCCTTTCTCTTAGAGCACGGATTAAGGGACCGGTTGACCGACGGTGGCAAGCATCACGAGATTTACCTTTCCGATCCGCGCAAAGCAAGGCCCGAAACCATGAAAACGGTACTCAGGCATCCGGTGGCCAAAGCTTGATCTTGTCGTGCCTTAAAAGGATCATTTATTGAAAATTAATGTTGTTGTTTGATAAAATTAGCTAATAAATGACAAGTTCACGGTTCTGGCAAACCCTTGATGGTTGAGTGGGGTTGATGCCATCGGCAAAAAAAGGGAGGATTGCAAGGGCAGATGGACACTTCCCGGTTGAAACGGAAAATCAATCCAATGCCGAAAGATGTGGAGGAGCGGCTGGTCGGGGAAAATTTGATGGAGGCCTACCGAAAGAGGCCTCCGTACCAGCAAAATGATTATTTGGGCTGGATCTTACAGGCGAAGAAACCGGAGACAAGAGAAAAACGTATTGCGCAGATGCTTGAAGAGTTGCGAAGCGGCGATAAATATATGGGCATGGACTACCGGGCAAAACGCTAAGCGGGGCGATAAATTAAGGCTAACAATCATAAAAAAGGTGGCAAGGACAGATGAAAAAAGTGTCGCAGAAAATTATTTTCCTGGTTAAGAACGAGACGATCTTATTTTTAGCCGGAACAGCAGCCGTCCTTTCGATGCTTTGGGTACCACCTTCCCTGGCTTATCTGGAATATATCGATTTTGGTGTTATTGCGCTGTTGTTTTGCCTGATGACCGTCGTGGCCGGTTTTCAGCATTCCGGAGTTTTCTTTTTGATCGCGCAAAAAATCCTGAAGCGGATCACCAATACGCGGGCTTTAGCTTCCGTCCTTGTTTTCCTTTGTTTTTTCACCGCGATGTGGATCACCAATGACGTTGCGTTGATTACTTTTGTCCCCCTGGCGATTATGCTGCTTTCGATGGCCCGGCGAACCGAATTGCTCATCCCGGTGGTTGTTCTCCAGACGATCGCCGCTAATCTTGGGAGTATGCTCACTCCGGTCGGGAATCCCCAAAACCTTTTCCTTTATTCCCATTACCAACTGGCATTGACGGATTTTCTTGCGATTACTTTCCCGGCCACGGTAATTTCCTTTGTTTTGCTGTGGTTTGTGCTCCTCTTCCTAAAAAAAGAACCCCTGAATAATGCTTTGGCTGGGAATAACCAACCGGCAGTTTCCTTGGCCGCGCCGCAGACGGCTGATGGGCGGCGGCCTTTTTCCCTTCTGTTGTATAGTACTTTATTTCTGCTCTGTCTGGGC
Coding sequences:
- a CDS encoding GGDEF domain-containing protein, which translates into the protein MAFRNYPAYFHKRIIDSGIFLFIGIIIQVVFPQYHTTWITTAFYLVLYYALSCEMSSLLDGLTGLLNRTAFNREIEHLKLSSKQNMVIYMIDVNDFKGINDTKGHTSGDYYLKEIGKILETVFSFNAKIYRFGGDEFSVILSRKPGDSMDYADKLVSLIKNRQGEDPDFPSVAVGCSNFEAGENAWETINMADNNMYKNKRAKGNRD
- a CDS encoding GyrI-like domain-containing protein — its product is MSEKVFDYKKEYKDLYMPKQQPALIEVPPMNFLMVDGSGDPNNNPAFQQATELLYGLSYTIKMSKKKGRQPEGYFEYVVPPLEGLWWIEEGSFSFEQRDNWKWTLMIRQPEFVNEELVQWATEELRRKKPELAPEKARFATFDEGLCVQIMHIGPYATEPETMKKVEAFLLEHGLRDRLTDGGKHHEIYLSDPRKARPETMKTVLRHPVAKA
- a CDS encoding YdeI/OmpD-associated family protein, which gives rise to MDTSRLKRKINPMPKDVEERLVGENLMEAYRKRPPYQQNDYLGWILQAKKPETREKRIAQMLEELRSGDKYMGMDYRAKR
- a CDS encoding SLC13 family permease, with the translated sequence MKKVSQKIIFLVKNETILFLAGTAAVLSMLWVPPSLAYLEYIDFGVIALLFCLMTVVAGFQHSGVFFLIAQKILKRITNTRALASVLVFLCFFTAMWITNDVALITFVPLAIMLLSMARRTELLIPVVVLQTIAANLGSMLTPVGNPQNLFLYSHYQLALTDFLAITFPATVISFVLLWFVLLFLKKEPLNNALAGNNQPAVSLAAPQTADGRRPFSLLLYSTLFLLCLGSVNRWIDYRLTLLIVLICVLLFERPILKKVDYALLLTFLFFFIFVGNISHLPRVKEFLAGVMAGKELWVSLLTSQVISNVPAAVLLAPFSKAAKPLILGVNIGGLGTLIGSSPD